The following are encoded in a window of Aerococcus sanguinicola genomic DNA:
- the rpsT gene encoding 30S ribosomal protein S20 produces the protein MPQIQSAIKRVRQEEKRTAQNGKKLSKMRTAMKKFEQAAEAGADNAPELFVQASKELDQAAGKNLIHSNKAAREKSRLAKKLNK, from the coding sequence ATGCCACAAATTCAATCAGCAATCAAGCGTGTACGCCAAGAAGAAAAACGTACTGCTCAAAACGGTAAAAAATTAAGCAAGATGCGTACAGCGATGAAGAAATTCGAACAAGCTGCCGAAGCTGGTGCCGACAACGCCCCAGAATTATTCGTTCAAGCTTCTAAGGAACTTGACCAAGCAGCTGGTAAGAACTTAATTCACAGCAACAAAGCAGCTCGTGAAAAATCACGTCTCGCTAAAAAATTAAACAAATAA
- the fic gene encoding protein adenylyltransferase Fic, which translates to MGVKMMKNEEYQTKRRAHELWDLNLIDEFEVGSFRGLADIHAYLFQDFPEVHPGEVRQVNLSKGNFRFASVLYLESAIQAVEAMPENNFDAIIDKYTEMNVVHPFREGNGRSTRIWLDQILKENLSICIDWSLIDKRDYLSAMALSPANNNLLKMLLKNALTDEVDNRLVYMKGIDQSYAYEDMADYPYYEIEGSNGGESDGE; encoded by the coding sequence ATGGGGGTGAAGATGATGAAGAATGAAGAATACCAAACGAAACGGCGAGCCCACGAGCTTTGGGACCTCAATCTTATCGATGAATTTGAAGTTGGGAGTTTTAGAGGCTTGGCAGATATCCATGCTTATTTGTTCCAAGATTTTCCGGAAGTCCATCCAGGCGAAGTGCGGCAGGTCAATCTTTCTAAGGGAAATTTCCGCTTTGCCAGTGTGCTCTACTTAGAGTCAGCGATTCAGGCGGTCGAAGCCATGCCAGAAAATAATTTCGACGCGATAATTGATAAATATACCGAAATGAATGTGGTCCATCCTTTTAGAGAAGGAAATGGGCGGTCGACGCGGATTTGGCTGGATCAAATATTGAAAGAAAATTTATCGATTTGTATTGATTGGTCGCTTATCGACAAAAGAGACTACTTGTCTGCCATGGCATTAAGTCCGGCTAACAACAATCTCTTGAAGATGCTCCTAAAAAACGCGCTGACCGATGAAGTTGATAACCGTTTAGTTTATATGAAAGGAATCGACCAATCCTACGCCTATGAAGATATGGCCGACTATCCGTATTATGAAATCGAGGGATCGAATGGTGGGGAAAGTGATGGTGAATAA
- the holA gene encoding DNA polymerase III subunit delta: protein MEIQKQLQNIKAGKWAPVYLLLGQETYLVDRFRQTLVDSVLGGEVNAFNFVHVDLQEQALSDAMLEANTISFFQETRIIWLSHPSFLTGDKGKGAVKQDPDELLAYLDHPAEEVVLVIEAPYEKLDNRKKVVKQLKKAASLVDVGEMKPDQVARYLEGYVSQLDQAMDRDAVKLFLERTNYKLSRTMDEMAKLQLFTADADRITAQDVRLLVEPSIDDDIFHLTDYLMRGQAEAALSLYRQLIADKQSPIAILALLMSNFRLYCQINQFQRMGYDQGSMAKALSAHPYRIKMASKQASAYPGDRLIQAYLALVDLDYRIKTGRVDQDLGIEWFILRFCG from the coding sequence GTGGAAATTCAAAAACAGCTGCAAAATATCAAGGCGGGCAAGTGGGCTCCGGTCTATCTTTTGCTTGGCCAGGAGACCTATTTGGTGGACCGTTTTCGCCAGACCCTGGTTGACTCGGTCCTGGGCGGGGAAGTCAATGCCTTTAACTTTGTCCACGTCGACCTCCAAGAACAGGCCCTGTCCGACGCCATGCTGGAAGCCAATACCATTTCTTTTTTTCAAGAGACGCGGATTATCTGGCTCAGCCATCCCAGCTTTTTGACCGGGGACAAGGGCAAGGGGGCGGTCAAGCAGGACCCGGACGAGCTCCTGGCCTACCTGGACCATCCCGCTGAGGAAGTCGTTCTGGTGATCGAGGCCCCCTATGAGAAGCTGGACAACCGCAAGAAGGTCGTGAAGCAATTAAAAAAAGCGGCCAGCCTAGTGGACGTGGGCGAGATGAAACCCGACCAGGTAGCCCGCTATCTGGAGGGCTATGTCTCCCAGCTGGACCAGGCCATGGACCGGGACGCCGTCAAGCTCTTCCTCGAGCGGACCAATTATAAGCTCAGCCGGACCATGGATGAGATGGCCAAGCTCCAGCTCTTCACGGCTGACGCGGACCGGATCACCGCCCAAGATGTCCGCCTCCTGGTCGAGCCCTCCATCGATGACGATATCTTCCACCTGACCGACTACCTGATGCGCGGCCAGGCCGAAGCAGCACTCAGCCTCTACCGGCAACTGATCGCTGACAAGCAGTCGCCCATCGCCATCCTGGCCCTCCTCATGTCTAACTTCCGCCTCTACTGCCAGATCAACCAATTCCAGCGCATGGGCTACGACCAGGGCTCCATGGCCAAGGCCCTGTCTGCCCACCCCTACCGGATCAAGATGGCCAGCAAACAAGCCTCTGCCTACCCCGGCGACCGCCTGATCCAAGCCTACCTGGCCCTAGTCGACCTCGACTACCGGATCAAAACCGGCCGCGTCGACCAAGACCTCGGCATCGAATGGTTCATCCTGCGCTTTTGCGGGTAA
- a CDS encoding DNA internalization-related competence protein ComEC/Rec2, which translates to MLDRLKSYHIVSWALLVLLAACLVLAPSIWSAAGLILLLVRLAYLKEPRFFRSTLVLAGLCLAYFAWQAGGSSSLLEAGAFEGALAMDLATLQVDGDQVKFQGDVVLGEGQTERIQAFYRLASEEEQVAFEGLDQALTWQVKGELSQPQPNRNRYLFNYRAYLDRQGIFYLGDLEAMRPLAVQRGWRAFLAEAQVGVRQGLGRLANDQVRAYVLALFFNDSQWIDPDAMASYQTIGMIHLFSLSGFHVNFLLKHCRYVYLRLGGLLDYFDGLALVLLLVYGTLLAWPYGMVRAIGVYLYQVLCRALGRPPSSLEGTSWALIVLVIGQPTAIFSLGFQLSFALAVTLLVLDGGIRRLTPRPLLRELTRSLACSLVSLPFLLVHNHAFSWLSLVVNYFYSLLFSSVLIPVLLLLLVLHALGLANFLLGFQGLLGQALHLLEKISQALSQWQGLTWVTGHLPAWLVFLYGLALVAVLACLQAGQIRRKAGLSLLSLLLVIYLWPNLKVQGQVSALAIGQGDCLLVRLPFNQGNYLIDAGSQPSFFDREPWQVRRKTSTVAGRDILPALRAEGVRHLDGIFISHSDYDHYGSLEEICENLPVDKLYLPIGLAQDEAVLADWQGLTRQGWVWLRTGDRLQLGRQATFDIIQPDQLGQGDNADSLVIWAELYGHSFLFTGDTEGQAEEAMAQRLRGRDLDYLKVAHHGSDHSSPPEVLASLQPRHAVISVGQNNRYGHPSPRVLADLEAVGAQVWRTDEMGGIHYIFSPKSATIERTIQLEEGE; encoded by the coding sequence ATGCTGGACCGGTTAAAATCCTACCATATTGTCAGCTGGGCCCTCCTTGTCCTCCTGGCGGCTTGCCTTGTTTTAGCGCCGTCCATCTGGTCCGCAGCCGGCCTTATCCTCCTCCTGGTCCGACTCGCTTATTTAAAAGAACCCCGCTTTTTTCGTTCGACCCTAGTCCTAGCTGGCCTTTGCTTGGCCTATTTTGCCTGGCAGGCTGGGGGCTCGTCTTCTCTCTTGGAGGCGGGGGCTTTTGAAGGGGCGCTAGCTATGGACCTGGCAACCCTGCAGGTGGACGGGGACCAGGTCAAGTTCCAGGGCGATGTGGTCCTAGGGGAAGGGCAGACCGAGCGGATACAGGCCTTTTACCGCTTGGCATCAGAAGAAGAGCAGGTGGCCTTTGAGGGTTTGGACCAGGCCCTCACCTGGCAGGTCAAGGGTGAGCTCAGCCAACCCCAGCCCAACCGCAACCGCTATCTCTTCAACTACCGGGCTTATTTAGACCGCCAGGGGATTTTTTACCTGGGGGACCTGGAAGCCATGCGGCCGCTTGCTGTCCAGCGGGGTTGGCGGGCCTTTTTGGCTGAGGCCCAGGTCGGAGTCCGCCAAGGCTTGGGCCGGCTAGCTAATGACCAGGTCCGGGCCTATGTCCTCGCCCTCTTTTTTAACGACAGCCAGTGGATCGACCCGGACGCCATGGCCTCCTACCAGACTATCGGCATGATCCACCTCTTCTCCCTGAGCGGCTTCCACGTGAACTTCCTCCTCAAGCACTGCCGCTATGTCTACCTCCGCCTGGGCGGACTCCTGGACTACTTCGATGGTCTGGCTCTGGTCCTCCTCCTGGTCTACGGGACCCTCCTGGCCTGGCCTTACGGGATGGTGCGGGCTATTGGGGTCTACCTCTACCAGGTCCTCTGCCGGGCTTTGGGACGGCCGCCGTCCAGCCTGGAGGGAACGTCCTGGGCGCTCATTGTCCTGGTCATCGGCCAGCCCACCGCCATCTTCTCCCTGGGCTTCCAGCTCTCCTTTGCCCTGGCTGTAACCCTCTTAGTCCTTGACGGCGGCATCCGGCGTCTGACTCCGCGGCCCCTCCTCCGTGAACTGACGCGGTCCCTGGCCTGTTCCTTGGTCAGTCTGCCCTTCCTCCTGGTCCACAACCATGCCTTCTCCTGGCTCTCTCTTGTGGTGAATTACTTCTACAGCCTCCTCTTCTCCTCCGTATTGATCCCGGTCCTCCTGCTTTTACTGGTCCTCCACGCCCTAGGTCTGGCTAATTTCTTGCTCGGTTTCCAGGGCCTCCTAGGGCAAGCCCTCCACCTCCTCGAAAAAATCTCCCAGGCGCTAAGCCAATGGCAGGGCTTGACCTGGGTCACCGGCCACTTGCCGGCCTGGCTCGTTTTTCTTTATGGACTGGCCCTGGTCGCCGTATTGGCTTGTCTTCAAGCAGGCCAGATCAGGCGTAAGGCTGGGCTCTCTTTACTGAGCCTGCTCTTAGTCATCTACCTCTGGCCCAATCTCAAGGTCCAGGGCCAGGTGTCGGCGCTCGCTATTGGTCAGGGGGACTGCCTCCTGGTCCGCCTGCCTTTTAACCAGGGCAACTACCTGATCGATGCAGGCAGCCAGCCTAGCTTCTTTGACCGCGAGCCCTGGCAGGTCCGCCGTAAGACGTCTACGGTGGCCGGTCGAGACATCTTGCCAGCGCTCCGGGCGGAAGGGGTCCGCCACTTGGACGGGATCTTTATCAGCCACTCCGACTATGACCATTATGGCTCCCTTGAAGAAATCTGTGAAAACCTGCCGGTGGATAAACTCTACTTGCCTATTGGTTTGGCCCAGGATGAAGCAGTCTTGGCGGATTGGCAGGGCTTGACCCGGCAAGGTTGGGTCTGGCTCCGAACCGGCGACCGGCTCCAGCTGGGGCGCCAGGCAACCTTTGACATCATCCAGCCCGACCAGCTGGGCCAGGGGGACAATGCGGATTCCCTGGTCATCTGGGCCGAGCTCTACGGGCATTCCTTTCTCTTTACCGGGGATACGGAAGGACAGGCGGAGGAAGCCATGGCCCAGCGTCTTCGGGGGCGGGACCTGGACTATCTCAAGGTGGCCCACCACGGCTCGGACCATTCCTCGCCGCCTGAAGTCTTAGCTAGCTTGCAGCCCCGGCATGCGGTGATTTCGGTGGGCCAGAACAACCGCTATGGCCATCCCAGCCCCCGGGTCTTGGCCGACTTGGAAGCGGTGGGCGCTCAGGTCTGGCGGACAGACGAAATGGGGGGCATCCACTATATTTTTAGCCCAAAATCCGCTACAATAGAAAGGACGATCCAATTAGAAGAAGGGGAATGA